Below is a window of Camelina sativa cultivar DH55 chromosome 11, Cs, whole genome shotgun sequence DNA.
acatcCTGTCGGTGCTCCTCCTCCCCAAGGTATTAtatctttatcttttaaatCTTGGATATTCtgaatcgtttttttttatttctctactCAGCTGGTTTAACTTGCTCTTTAATTCCGGTTTATGAAGGTTATCCTCCCAAGGACGCTTATCCTCCGGCCGGTTACCCTCCAGCCGGTTATCCTCCCCCGGGATATGCTCAGGGATACCCTGCTCAAGGATATCCTCCGCAGCAATACTCTCAAGCTCCTCAGCAGAAGCAAAACGCCGGTAT
It encodes the following:
- the LOC104727261 gene encoding cysteine-rich and transmembrane domain-containing protein A-like; translated protein: MYHQEQHPVGAPPPQGYPPKDAYPPAGYPPAGYPPPGYAQGYPAQGYPPQQYSQAPQQKQNAGMLEGCLAALCCCCLLDACF